From the Hemicordylus capensis ecotype Gifberg chromosome 1, rHemCap1.1.pri, whole genome shotgun sequence genome, the window ggtgtctaccttatgtttcttttttagattgtgagccctttagagacaaggaaccattttatttacatctatctgctttggaaactcttgttgaaaagtggtatataaatattcattgtattcatataagAACTTGAGAGTGTCTAACACCATAGACTTGGTCTTGTGGCTCAATTTTATTTGCTGTTCCATGTCCCCCACCTTCTGCTTAATCATTAATCTCGCCTTTCCAAAGCCCATTGATACAAGAAATTAATAATGACATAATTTCCTTTCTAATGAACGCTTCCAGCAGGATGAAAATTTAATCATACCATGGGAGCCAGGCCTGTAGGAtaccatcttttttaaaaaaaaatcagaaatgcTGTGAGTTTCAGTATAGAGACTATACCACCACCTTCTTCACAGATCATATGAAAGTATCACAGAAAAATGGAGCAGCCAATTTCTCAGTCCTTGCCCAAGCGAACTGATTACAGTGGCACAGAATGAAACAACTACCACTCTGCGCACTTGAAGGGTCAGCAGCACTAGTAACCTGGCATTGTTACTTGTCAATAAAACTGCTCCACTGGAAAACCACACACTAAACAGCCTTCAAAAGAAGGTCCAGTCTTGTGTGCACTGaagggaaaaaaagagagagaaaaaggcttaaaagaaaagaaacctgtGCCAAGGTTTGACATTCTGAAGCAATGAGAGAGCCGAGTGAGACTTAAAGGAAGTGACATTCTTAATCAAAAGCCATACGTGACTTGACTGCTTGGTTCTTACTTCTTTATCTAATTGCACATCTGACAATGAACACTATAATCTTCCGGGATACCCATCTAAAAAAACTATCAGTTCATCACTTACATCCAGTTGCAACTTATACATCAAGCCAAATAAAAGCTACTGGAATTCCACCATTATAACTTATCTATTTGGTATAGCATAATTATCTCttcctgaacataggaagctgccatatactgagtcagaccattgatctatctagctcagtattgtctacccagactggcagcggcttctcaaaggttgcggacaggaatctctctcagacctatcttgaagaagccagggagggaacttgaaaccttttgctctacccagagcagctccatcccctgaggggaatataggagtggagagctggtctagtggtaccaaacatgacttgtccccttagctaagcagggttcaccctgcttgcatatgaatgggagacttgatgtgtgagcactgtaagatgctcaggggatggagccactctgggaagagaagaaggttccaacttccctccctggcttctccaagatagggctgagagggattcctgcctgcaaccttggagaagccgctgccagtctgtgaagacaatactgagctagatagaccaatggtctgactcagtatatggcagtttcctatgttccgcttgctaccacaagaccagcaatcctctcctgtCCAGCTTCAGATCTGTATAGAGTTAGTCTTCCTTTCATTTCTGTAGTATCTTCATCTTTCCCTCTCACCTTGAGACCTAAGTAGTAGATAGTAACAGTATCAAGAGTGGAGGAGCAGGTCATTCCCTTCTTGTTTCCCTTCTCGTGCCTCCACTCCTCCTGCAAAAAGCAGCAGATCTGCTGATATGGCATAAATTTGCATAATTGGGTATGACTGACCCTGCCTTAGTGCAGGGTCTGACTTTTATATCCCTGCTAGGCCTCTGATCATACCCCCTCCCCCTCAAACAAGAACAATTATTATGAAGGAAACATAATAATTTACTATAAATTATAGTAAACAGAGGATGTAAACAAAAAGGGatgaaatggaggaggagagatTTCAAAGAGACATCAAATACAATGTGGAGGAGGAAATGTAGAGAAGATTAATGTTCCACTTGGGGCTCTTCCTTCATATATATCACTCCTCCTTACAAGCTTAAAGCATTAAGCAATGCATATAttccaaagggggggggaagaatgcAATATATCTGTTCACCTGCAAGCTGGTGTGCTCCCTCTCTCATATTCTTCCTTCTCTTCACAACTCCTCCCTTATTCCTCTCACTCTTCTCTCAGTCTTCTGCCTCAGATATTCCGTGTAAAAACTTCTTCCTTTTCAGACTCCTCCTCACCTTTCTCagacaaaaaaaaaaggcttCCCCTTGCATGCCCCCACCTGGGGGCTAAACATATAGTTATGTACAGGCTATCTGGGGTTCTATTTACAAACACTTGCAGGGATAGTGCTTTCCTGAAGATGGAACTTAGGAGctcttaaaagtaaagtgtgccgtagagtcggtgttgactcctggcgaccacagagccctgtgattgtctttggtagaacataggaagggtttaccattgcctcctcccgcacattatgagatgatgcctttcagcctcttcctatatccctgGTAGGaaacaggaggggcttaccactgcctcctcccatgcagtgggatgatgcctttcagtatcttcctatatcgctgctgcccgcttTTAAAAGGTTAagtaagtgtgccatcgagtcagtgtcgactcctggtgaccacagagccctgtgattgtctttggtagaatacaggaggggtttaccattgcctcttcccacgcagtttgagatgatgcctttcagcctcttcctatattgctgctgcccggtataggtaccagcagggattcgaactggtaacctctggcttggtagtcaggccatttccccactgtgccattaggtggctatgaagGAACTGGCAAAATTACACTGCAATTGAAGTGTATATCTGTTAACTGCATTCTACCCCGCCCACTTCCAGAATCCAAGTGGTGAGAAATCTGGGGGCTGTGCTGACAactttcctttggatgagaaagCACTGGTGACTGGTGATATCTTTGTACTAACTGCAGCGGTATATCTGTGGCAGTCACACCCCCTTCCTCAGGCTGAAACCAGTTCTTAGATCTGTCCtgctaaacaaagaaacaaaccccTGATTTCTCAGACTCAGGCTTTTTCCACATTGGACTTTTTCTCTAGAAAGGACAACTATCATTCACTCAGTTATATGAATCCATATGGCACTATTGCCAGATCACTGCACTCCCATGTTTTCCCTGGCCTCAGTTCCATTTTTTCCTGACTGCCTTTTGGCAACTTGGGGACATGGGTGAGATTTAAAGCACAATCCTGTAATTTATGAACATATTAGCAGAAGTATTCTATGTGATGGAGTGGTTAATGATGCAGTTAGTGATGAAGCGGGTGACTGAAATTAAAACAGTATTGCATACGGCAGGGGAAAGCTGCATTTTCAGCACTGGTAACCCAAATAGTGGAAAGAAGCacagtgggaggagagggagcTGACATATCATTTACTGCATGTCATCTGTTCTTTTCCACTTTCATACAAACGAAAGACAGATACACATGAAGGAACAGCAAAACAAGCCATTGCTGCGCTACTGCTTGATTTCTTCCCCCCCCTTTGCAAAGTAGTCACATTTTGTAACCAGTTCTCGTATCAACCACGTTTTCCTCATCATCAGTCAAGACACCTTCTGCATGCTGAGATGTTTTTGGGTTCAGTCCTATTTATGCTGGAGAGTGGAGACAGCAGAGATGTACATGGAACTGGGCGGGCCACGtttgaaggtggtgtgtgtgtgtgtctgcctttagggtgggggagggtgcacttacccctccctccgctttccccctgctggggCGCTCAATTTCCTCAAAGTCCATCAGGGCaggagcatacctccctgccactccattgccccctttaccggacgTAACCGGAACTACTCGATGcgcctgtgcacatccctacgagaCAATGGTCAAGCTACTGTAAACTAAACATGATCACAATcagctgggttttgttttgtttgtgttttctaGAAATCTCATAATGACctctgaatttttttaatttttaaaaaatctcaaaaaaCTAGGGGAATTTTGCTCCCACTGGTGAATTTGATGCATACAGCACAGACACCAGTAACCCAGATCTTTAACTTAGATATGTTTGTATGAAACTTTTATTTTCAGTGGCATGCATGTTGCATGGTCTAACATGGGCAGTGGCAATCCAATACTCCACGTATCCCACCGGTGCTCCTGAAGCATTGGTTcaatcagaaacatgttgcttgcTGCAAGTTAACTGCTTAGTGCTACTGTAGGCTAAATCCAAGAAATCTTTACTCTATTACAACATCAGTCCTCCCCATCACTCTAATGTAAGGCTGAAGAGAATCTGCTCACACGAATCAGCAtcaggcagagcagggagcccaCAGAGAGCAGCCCCAGACTCTGCTCTGCGTAATGCAGGAGACCTGAGCTTCAGAAAACATCAGCCTGTCAAAAATAGACTGACTGGAAGGAGGATGCTTGAGAAATAAACTTTGGGGAATTTAAGGAAGAAAGCAGGAGGCAGAGAGAAGGCTGCATGTCAATGTGATAGGAAAGCAGTGGATTCGAGACACAAAAGGAGGAGACATAAACACTGCATGAATTATTTCAAGTTGGAATCTGTTACACTCATTCACAGAAAGCAATGCATCACTGTACCAAGCAGTTACACTGAAACAAAATGTGATCATTTATGAAGTAAGGTACATTCTTTAGGTGATATGCAACATTTATTCCTGCACACTTTTGCCCTCACAATCTTTACTTTTaatatgttattttattgtattgtttaacTGACAGGTGATTTGAGACCATATGATGAAAAGTGGCAAATAAATCCAATAAACACACACATGAGTGACTACAAAATTACACAAATACATGCAGGTGTCCACTTATGGGGCTGACAAAGCATGGACGAGTAAACAGCTAATGAAATCAAGGGTGGTCCTCCTCATATTAATTAGGATTTTCAAGCTCCTTCATACAAATTAATGGGCATGATGACAGAATAACGCATAGTCAAACCAGTTCTAATATGCTACACAAACAGCACAAAAGGGAAGATGCAAGTATGTATGCCAAAAATATTTATGAATGTtgttatttatatcccactttctgGCCAATAAATGCCCTCAAAACAGCTTATCAAAAAAaggaactggggcgggggggtgacACTGGTCTCACTGAAAAGAGCTACAAGTGAGGTTAAGTGTAAAAAAATACCCTTTCCTCGTCCAAAGAAAAAAGAGGTagaaaaaactgggggggggggagcggatgACATTTTCAATTCAATTCATGACATTTTTCAATTCAGCTTAAAGCTGAATTAGCTTTAATTAGctgagacgtaagttttgggcggtataaaaatgttttaataaataaaataaaataataaataaagcatctGTAAATATAAAAGAGGTacaattttttttattgtttctttaaaatcaaCGAAGGTGTATTTTGTGAGTAAAGAACAGGCAAAAAGATGATGTCTATAGCGTATGTATTTGCACTTTTACATTAAAAGATTAGATTGGTGTAGGATTGCTCCCAACCCCAATGTAATACTTGTGCCATTCCATTCACCTTAGCACCACCAGCTGCCCAATATCTGTATTTCTACCTCCCACTTCAGCTGTGTAAGCCTGCCCTGCTCCAACTCTGCAGCTCTCCAAGCACCCTGAATATCTCAGCTGTCTAACGTTATGTCTCTActgagcagggattctcaaccttggatgcccagatgttattggacttgaactcccataatccccagtcccaatggcctttgattagggattacgggagttgaagtccaacaacatctgtgggggacccaaagttgagaattcCTGCTAAGAGGGACCAGATGTTTATGCCCAGTGTCATCAGAACTGCCCTAAGGCACCTTTCAGAGGCCAGACTTGGTCCTGGAACAGATGAGGCACTAACAGTATATCACTGACAGGGCTGGTTTACCAAGAAGTACATTTTATTGtgccaatgggacttactccctaataggtatgtttaggattgcagtttGAGTAACTTCATCAGGCTCCACACACATGAATAAGAGGTAATGATGCCCAGGGCAAAGGGTACAACTTCAAGTAGGCTGGCTTGAAACACTGCACAGCTCAGAAAACACATTAAGCCCGGAGTTCTCAAACGTGGttccccacatgttgttggacaaggccactgtggccagaaatgatggatgtccctgcactgagcagcacCTCTCCACTTTTCCATACCTCTCCTCATTCCACCCCTTTGATTTTCCCATTTCCAAATGTCAAAtgctttgttctttaaaaaagagATGCTTTTAGTAAAGCTTGCACAAAAGTTTCATGCACGCTGATTTCTGTAGCTCAAATCACCAATCTGAAAGTTGTGGCTACCTGATATTTATTGTCCAAGGGAAGACTCTCTAGTCTAGTCTGTACTTCCTGAAGGACATCCGATTCTTTATTTATAAAGTTCTAAGCTGTAGGGTTGGACCCTGACATTAAAAGCTAGTTCAAATTAAGTACTGGTGAAGCTGCTTTTAGGAAATGCATTTTACAGAGTCTTGCTCCATGCACTCTCAAATTGTGAGCCCAGGAACTGCGAATTCATTTCCAACTGCTGTTAGAAACAAATTCTGGGGATAAATCTGACTAAAATGAAGCTTTCTTAAAAACTTTCCAGAGCGGATGCCTGTTCCATTACTTGGGCCTTCTGGGAATAATGCACGGACGGTACATtattaaaacatacatacacCTCTTGCGCCTTTGTGAGGCATCGCCTTCTATGTGATTCCGGCTGCAGGTTTTGGGGTCtttctcctaaccccgtttcagAGCGGCACCTcacatatttattattaaatttaaaatatatatttaataaacgGAAAACGTTCCTccgcaccccccacccaccctgtttACCTGGACAATTTCTGGGAGGGGCATGACGGTGTTCCGCCTGCCGCGCCCCCCGATGCGAAACTTGGCTGCCTTGTAGATCTTCCAATAGACGAAAAGCACCACGCAGAGGGGCAAGTAGAAAGCGCCGCAGGTGGAGAAGACGGCGTAGGAAGGCTGCTGGCTGACCTGGCAGCGCTGCTGCTCGGCGCTGTAGTAGCTCTCTCCCCAGCCCAGCAGCGGGGCCAGAGCGATGACCGCCGAGAGCGCCCAGGCCAGGCCGATCATGACGTTGGAGGCGCGGCGGCGGGTGCGCAGCGTGTACTCCAGGTGCCGCGTGATGGACCAGTAGCGGTCCAGGGCGATGGCGGCAACGCTCCAGATGCTGGCCGTGCAGCAGAGCACATCGCAGGAGACCCACACGTGGCACAGCTCCCGGCCCAGCCGCCAGCGCCGCCCGGCAGACAGCTCCTTCACCAGGCTCAGGGGCATGACCAGCGCCGCCACCAGCACGTCGGCCATGGCCGTGGAAGCCACCAGGTTGTGGGGCACCCGGTGGAAAGTCTTCACCCGCAAGATGGTCACCAGCACCAGCAGGTTCCACAGGAACGTGGCCACCGTCAGCAGAGCCAGCAGGCTGAGCACCAGCAAGCTCAAGAAGGTGAACGgctcgccgctgctgctgccgcccgacGCCGAGGACGACAAGGTGCGGTTGCCCCCGGCCGCTGCCGCCACGGCTGAGGAGCCGTTCAGCGTCATGGCCAGGTGGCGGGAAGACGCGCTTGGCGGCGACTCCTTTGCGCACATGAAGCTCGGGGCGCGCCGCGCTCAAGCTAAGGGGCCAGCGGTGGCGgttggcgccgccgccgccgccgaattGCAGAGGGAAAGGCGAGCCTGGACGGAGGAGGACGAAGCAGTTCCAAGCGCTCAGCTCTTCTGCAGAGGACGGAGGGTCGAATTAAGCCACCACCTGCTCTGTCCTCTTGAAGGAAATGCTTTTGAAACTCCTGCCGTGGGCAGGTCGCTGAGAGCCTTGCAATGCGCAGTAGAGCGCAAGCAAGCGGCCAGCTGGCTCCTCCCCTTGCAAAGCCGCTCTCGCCATCGCCACGTGCTCTTGCGCCGGGTGGCAGCGTGGACTTTGACAGACAGCGAGCGCAGCTCCGCTTGGGCTTTCCCCTCACCAGGGACTGGAGTGGGACGAAGAGGCAAAGGCTGGCTGGACCGCGGAAGGGCTCCGAAGCGGCTCATCTTGTTTACCTCTACATGCGGCGTTTCCATTGTAGACATCATGGCCTtgatccattggacaagggacgGGGTGCCTGCCGTCCCTCCAGTTTAGGACTCACCCAGCGCAGTCCTCACTGAGAGGGTTTCTTCTCGTTCGCTTCCTGCCTCATCATTATACAACCAGTGTTTGCCACTATAGTCTACCTTTGTTCTAGCAAGGATACCGGTACATAATAGCAGTGTTAGAGGCTtgaagaaattcaacaggtgtaaTTTTTCCAAGCAGAGATTGGGAAATCTCCCAATTGGATTTCTGCCCATCTAGCAGTTTAAAATACTGATGGCAAGTTGGCAGGATTCAAACTAGACAATTATCTTTCAAATTACTTTTAGGAGACCAAACATACATATATCAAAAGCATGCATATATGTGTAATTATATTAATATGCAATTAATCACAGCCATCTAAACATCTGCAGATTTAATGCTGaatattaatttttatttgtataccagCCAAAACAcagatctctgggcagtttacaaactgaGTGTCAGTTATGAATAAATAAGCACCTGTATTTACATCTAGTCTTTACAAATTGTGTAATTTGTTGATTTTGCCATGATTTTGAATAACATAAAACAGTGTATTCTCCCATTATTTTACCCTTGGGAGTTTAGATTTCTCCCAAATAAGTTGTGTTTAAGATCATTCAAGCTACTGGTTCACAAAGTTCAGGTTTAAAATCTCTGGGTGCATTAATAAAGTGACAGTGGTGGGCCTAGTTTAATGCCAGCATCTTTTTGGCATTTTCAGTATTATGGCTAGTATCCACAGTAGTACAAATTCTTCTTATTCATATATGTAGAAGAGCCTTTTGGTTGCAGTGCAGCCACCTaagggcgcagcagggaaatgacttgacttagcaagccagaggttgccagttcgaatccccactggtatgtttcccagactctgagaaacacctatatcatgcagcagcaatatgggaaggtgctgaaagacatcatctcatgctacgtgggagatggcaatggtaaccccctcctgtattctaccaaagacaaccacagggctctctggtcgccaggagtcaacaccgactctacggtacactttacctttaccaataATGGAAGACAAACCACCCAAACGCAAGGACGCAAAACTCTTGTTGTGTAAGGAGTTTTCCATTTGTATATATAGGGGCGTGAGGAAGAGGTTGTACACCAGCTGCAACACGTGCTTATGCAAGAACTAGTTCTTTACAATGAGTATGATGCTCTCCTTACACTAGTGCAACAGCACTTATGCTAGCGTAAATACTACCCATTGTGTTTGTAATGTCTTCAGTTTACTCAGAGTCTCCTGCCACCTGGTTGTGACTGTATTACAGTTTCCCCTACGGTTCATACTTTGAAGAAAATCACTGCTGTTATTTTAAACATGTTCCCATATGTTAAATGAAGTGGCTCTTCATCAGTCTTGCACCCATTTTATCATAATTAGTAGCTTTATGTGCTTCATTTCACTTTAACACCGTAacagcattttatatttttagaagcCATTCTTTTCCCTTCTGTTTTTTCAAAGTAGAGCTGCAACTGATCATTCACTTCCATTTCAATTTATTAATATGACAGTAAGCTAATTGTTCCATTAGGTGGAGAAAGCTACATTTATTAAGCATAAAAAAATTGTTCCAATGTATTTCATGCAATTAGCATTTTGTAAgggaaatgtatattttaaaagttttccTTGTTTCAGCTCCAAAGAGCCAACACActccctcccccatcccattAGCACACTGAATGAACTGCTCTTTCAAGAGAAGAGAGATGTTATGCAAAGACTGTATTAGCAGCTCTTTTTGTGTGTATCCTTGATGAAGTGCTTAATTGTTCAAAACATGTTGGGTAACATGGTTCAATAAAAGCTGCTTCATTCCTCTACTGGAatactttggtttgcatttgactaGTTGTGCCATCCTATTCTGTGTAATCATAGTGGGGAGCCAGTTGTTAAGACTGCACTGTCTTTTCTTTCTCAGTCATCCCTAATTAAATTTGTAATAAGCAACTTATTATTCAATGCAAATTAATTTAAGAAATTTCACCCTTCCCAAATATACCACCCACCCCTAGATATGGTTCTTTTGACGTTCACAACAAACTAGTCTATCTACGTCTCCCAGAATAACTTTTTAATAACATTCATATATCATGAGCCAGTAAGGTCCTTCTCAGTTTGGCCCTTCTTATAATAACCATATAAACCCTCCTTTCCATCATCTTTGCTTTCACTGcaggcttaaaaataaataactactGACATCAAACCAAGTGAtccattaacttcaatgggaaATCCAAGTAAACGAAATAGTTTAAATTCTTAAAATCTCAAATCCTTTTGTCTTTATCCCTTTAATCCTCATCAAGAGCTAGAcccttttctccacaccattatGAATATATCAAAGAAATGTACAGTCTCTGTCTATAAAAACAAATCCATGTAATGAATCTTCTCAAAGCCACTTAGTTTTGCTCCCATAATCACATTTCACATGTCAAAAGAGTTCTCACACATTCAAACCAGACTTCTTATCTTTTGCACAAACAGG encodes:
- the LOC128329278 gene encoding 5-hydroxytryptamine receptor 5B-like; amino-acid sequence: MCAKESPPSASSRHLAMTLNGSSAVAAAAGGNRTLSSSASGGSSSGEPFTFLSLLVLSLLALLTVATFLWNLLVLVTILRVKTFHRVPHNLVASTAMADVLVAALVMPLSLVKELSAGRRWRLGRELCHVWVSCDVLCCTASIWSVAAIALDRYWSITRHLEYTLRTRRRASNVMIGLAWALSAVIALAPLLGWGESYYSAEQQRCQVSQQPSYAVFSTCGAFYLPLCVVLFVYWKIYKAAKFRIGGRGRRNTVMPLPEIVQVKETSHQPQMVFTARHATVTFQTDGETWREQKEKKAAMMVGILIGVFVLCWIPFFVTELISPLCSCTIAPVWKSIFLWLGYSNSFFNPLIYTAFNKNYNNAFKNLFVRQR